The Litorilinea aerophila genomic interval GCCAGATGGCCTCTAGCCAGATGACCGGCAGCAGGTAGATGTCGCTGTCTACGGTGTTGTAGGCCATGGCATAGAGGCTGACCGGCAACATCCAGAGCAGGCCAAAAGTACGTCCCTCTGGCCACCTCTGATCCCACTGGGCCAATCCCACCAGCGCCAGGGCCAGGCCCAGCGGCGTGAACTGGCTGGTCAGGGTGTAGGCCCAGGTGGCCAGCCGCCCCAACAGCCCGGATAGCGGCATATCCAACAGATAGGACCGGTAGGCGGCGCCGCTGACCAGCCACCAAAAGCCGGACCAGTTATCCGCGTACCCCCAGTTGACCGGTGGCGGCCCTCCCGCGGCGCCGGCTGCCAGGGGGATGCGCAGGTAGAGGAGCGCGCCCAACAGGCCACCCATCACCAGCACCTGCAGCGAGACACCGGGCGCCGATTCCCCAGGGCGGAAACGCCACCAGCCATAGAGCGCTGCCGGCAGCAGCAGGAGAAAGGTCAGGTGGTGGGCGACCCCCAGGGCCACCAGGGGGATCAGGTAGCGGGCCCGGTGATGGCCTGTCAGGGTGGCCCACCCCAACAGCGCCATCAGCAGGGCGTGCAGCCCGTAGACCTCGGTAATGACGGCCTGGCTCCACAGCAGCGGGCTAATGGCCCACGCACCTCCGGCCACCCAGGCCAGCCAGCTCCCATCGCTACGTTCGGCCAGCAGCTGACGGACGGTGACCACGGTCACCCCTACACTCAGGCCGGCACAGACGGCGCTCAGGAGATTGCCCAGCCACGCCAGCCCACAGCCCGGGCACAGCCCCTGGCCCAGTGCCAGCCATCCCTGGAGCAGGAGGATGTAGAGGGGATAGCCCGGTGGGTGGGGCACCCCGTTGCTGACCGCCGCGGCCAACAATTCTCCGCCATCGGCGCCGTGATGGGCCCAGGTCAGATCCGGCGCGGCAGCCAGGGCATAAAACAGGACGGCAAGGCCGGTGGGCACCCCAAAGTGTAGCCAAATCTCCGGGGGAAAGCCCCATCGGCCCTGCCGTCCTGTCATCCCGGCGGGAGAAGGCCCCATGCCGGAAGTGGATGGGCCCTCCCACCGGTGGATCTGCCGGGACATGGAGGCTCAGGAACGGCCTGGCTCAAGGCGCAAAGGGCAGGTCGGCCGGGGGCAGGCCGATGGTGAGCGCGGCCGTCACGCTGGGCGCGTTCCGGGCCACGGCGGCAGCCAGGTTGTCAAAGACGCTGCCGTCGGGCAGGTCTGGCGCCACGGTGACGGTGACCGTAGCCGAGGCGCTGGCTCCGGCGGCCAGGCGTGGCCAGGTGATAACGAACGCGTCGGTCCCCTGGGCCGTGGTCTCATGGGTGAGCTGCCCACCCTCCGAGACACTGGCGTCCACAAAGGTGAGCATGGGCGGCAGCTCGTCGCTCAGCTCCACCCGTACCGCGTCCACGTTACTGGTGTTGGTGACCGTCAACTGGAGCGTCAGGGTCTGCCCCTGCCAGACGAACGCCGGGGACTGGCTCATGGTCAGGGCCAGGGCCGCGGTTTGGGGGGTGGGCGTCGCGGCCGGCGTCGCCACAGCCACCGGCTGCGCCTCCCCGAAGAGCGGCAGCAGATCCATGGACTGGCTGCGGTCAAACAGGGGCTCGACCAGTTGAGCACTGACCCACCCTTCCTGGTCGGTGCCTGTCACGCAGCAGATGTACCACCAACTGCTGTCTGTGTTGCGGGCGAGGACCGTCAGTTCGTCATTCAGCCGCACCTGGCCCAGGATGGGATGATTGGTGCCCGGGCCGGCGCGCACGTTCAGGAGCGTCACCGTGACGCGGGCCTTCAGGGCTTCCGCTTGGGTCGGTGCAAACAGCTCAGACAGATCATTTTCGCCGGCGGGTTCTTCATCGGCCGGCTGGGACGGTGCCGGCGCCTGCTCTTCCTCGTCGTCCTCATCGGGCTGGGAGGGGCGGGGCGTGGCGGTGGGCACCGGCTCGCCGGACAGGGTGGGCGTGGGGCGAGGGACCGTCTGATTCAGGGGGGCGGCCACGGGTGCAGCCCAGGCCGGCGTGCCCACAATCAGGACCAGGATGGCCAGGCCGGCGACGGTCAACACCAGCCAATGGCGGCCCAGGCGGCGGACCAGGTTCCCCTTCTGCACTGCGTTCTTCTGGTGGACTTGCATGGGTCTTGCGCCTCCATACGGTTCGAATCATCTGGGTTTCACCCGTGACTGCGCGGATGAATTTCTGTCAGTAGGCACCGTTGCCGCGCCAGATGGCCGGAAAGGTGCGGAAGATGATGACAAAATCGCGCAACAGGCTGTAGTTGTCGATGTATTCCAGTTCCAGTTCCAGTCGTTCACTCAAGGTGAGGTCGCCCCGGCCGTTGATCTGCATGGGGCCGGTCATGCCCGGTTTCACGGCCAGCCGGCGCCGGAACCGGTCGTCGTAGAGGGCCACGATGCGGGCCTCCTCGGGCCGGGGCCCCACCAGGCTCATGTCGCCGATGAGGACATTGTAGAATTGGGGCGTTTCATCCAGACTGGTGCGGCGCAGGATGCGCCCCACCCGAGTCACCCGGGGGTCGTTGGCCAGCTTGAAGACCGGTTCCCGCAGTTGGTTCAGGTCCACCAGCTTTTCCAGCTGCTGGTCGGCATCCTGGACCATGCTGCGCAGTTTGAACATGCGGAAGGGCCGACCGTTCTCACCGATGCGAGTCTGGCAGTAGAAGACCGGCCCCGGCGAATCCAGCTTGATGGCCAGGGCAGCGATGGCCACCAGGGGAATGGAGAAGGCCAGGCCGATCAGCGCCCCCA includes:
- a CDS encoding protein O-mannosyl-transferase family, which codes for MTGRQGRWGFPPEIWLHFGVPTGLAVLFYALAAAPDLTWAHHGADGGELLAAAVSNGVPHPPGYPLYILLLQGWLALGQGLCPGCGLAWLGNLLSAVCAGLSVGVTVVTVRQLLAERSDGSWLAWVAGGAWAISPLLWSQAVITEVYGLHALLMALLGWATLTGHHRARYLIPLVALGVAHHLTFLLLLPAALYGWWRFRPGESAPGVSLQVLVMGGLLGALLYLRIPLAAGAAGGPPPVNWGYADNWSGFWWLVSGAAYRSYLLDMPLSGLLGRLATWAYTLTSQFTPLGLALALVGLAQWDQRWPEGRTFGLLWMLPVSLYAMAYNTVDSDIYLLPVIWLEAIWLARGLAVAIDWVNNRAEKTGYLRRLPGRAASWLVGLCLAGLVALAGVRWPALALRQDWAAVYYLHQVQAVLTPQSLVISNGDAETFALWYGAWASGELLQNAPDVVLVNYALYQYPWYRRLLQDLYPDVPALGQSWDTLLTANRPIRAIYFSEPLPIVPEDTLAARGPLWWDVTSRAE
- a CDS encoding SH3 domain-containing protein, encoding MQVHQKNAVQKGNLVRRLGRHWLVLTVAGLAILVLIVGTPAWAAPVAAPLNQTVPRPTPTLSGEPVPTATPRPSQPDEDDEEEQAPAPSQPADEEPAGENDLSELFAPTQAEALKARVTVTLLNVRAGPGTNHPILGQVRLNDELTVLARNTDSSWWYICCVTGTDQEGWVSAQLVEPLFDRSQSMDLLPLFGEAQPVAVATPAATPTPQTAALALTMSQSPAFVWQGQTLTLQLTVTNTSNVDAVRVELSDELPPMLTFVDASVSEGGQLTHETTAQGTDAFVITWPRLAAGASASATVTVTVAPDLPDGSVFDNLAAAVARNAPSVTAALTIGLPPADLPFAP